Proteins encoded together in one Deinococcus sp. Marseille-Q6407 window:
- a CDS encoding chorismate-binding protein has product MNVPLPPAAAALHSPAGVLLRARAAGLKHPALLESAGPLTTHGRYSFFSAAPVRTQVVLPERPAGTGFFPAWLGGLHYEAAQAFGLAAHPPQEEAGWWGFYPSGLVWDREAGTLEVAGEPHLDWAALLCTPPATLEPLRLGPLSPDDLDYRAGVRAIQELIRAGEVYQVNLSRGVSAPASGDPLDAYLRLRELNPSPFMAYLETPGSTVVSNSPERLACWDAPSGQISARPIAGTRRRGDSPTEDAALEAELRVSPKEQAEHTMLVDLVRHDLGRAAAPGTVRVPDLMLIERYSHVMHLVSEVVAEAEPEMMMRDLLAATFPGGTITGAPKERVMEVIAALEPGPRRWYTGSVGRICGTGADFSILIRTADFRREGAGWRVTVRAGGGTVIDSEPDDEGEETVHKAQALLNVLAGLPGRAAQPPAPPAPGTDWHSPAAPTQTPLRVLLLDNRDSFTHNLRHDLLSLGAAVEVRSQDENAETLLASRPDAVLVGPGPGTPGTSGCTLALTRLCLERRVPLLGVCLGHQALGEVLGGRVVRGQPVHGRPEAMTHTSSGLWAGIPQGAEFGRYHSLVVEGLDGALVTARSANGVVQALDVPGQPAWSVQFHPESVLSPYGRVLLGNWLRLAQAAGQGG; this is encoded by the coding sequence GTGAACGTGCCCCTGCCGCCCGCCGCTGCCGCTCTTCACTCTCCTGCCGGCGTGCTGTTGCGGGCGCGGGCCGCTGGGCTGAAGCACCCGGCGCTGCTGGAATCGGCCGGGCCGCTGACCACTCACGGACGGTATTCCTTTTTCAGCGCGGCGCCGGTCCGGACCCAAGTGGTTCTGCCCGAGCGGCCGGCCGGCACAGGCTTTTTCCCCGCCTGGCTGGGCGGGCTGCACTACGAGGCGGCGCAGGCGTTCGGGCTCGCCGCCCACCCGCCCCAGGAGGAAGCAGGCTGGTGGGGCTTTTATCCGTCGGGGCTGGTGTGGGACCGCGAGGCAGGCACGCTGGAGGTGGCCGGCGAACCGCACCTGGACTGGGCCGCGCTGCTCTGCACGCCCCCGGCCACGCTGGAGCCGCTGCGCCTGGGGCCGCTCAGCCCCGATGATCTGGACTACCGCGCCGGGGTGCGGGCCATTCAGGAGTTGATCCGGGCCGGCGAGGTGTATCAGGTGAACCTCTCGCGCGGGGTGAGTGCGCCGGCCAGCGGCGACCCGCTGGACGCTTATCTGCGGCTGCGGGAACTGAACCCCAGTCCCTTTATGGCGTATCTGGAAACGCCGGGCAGCACCGTGGTGTCCAACAGCCCCGAGCGCCTGGCCTGCTGGGACGCCCCGAGCGGGCAGATTTCAGCGCGCCCGATTGCCGGCACCCGGCGGCGCGGCGACTCGCCTACCGAGGACGCCGCCCTGGAAGCCGAGCTGCGCGTAAGCCCCAAGGAACAGGCCGAACACACCATGCTGGTGGACCTGGTGCGCCACGACCTGGGCCGGGCCGCGGCTCCCGGCACGGTGCGGGTGCCGGACCTGATGCTCATAGAGCGCTACAGCCATGTGATGCACCTGGTGTCTGAAGTTGTGGCGGAAGCTGAGCCAGAAATGATGATGCGTGACCTGCTGGCGGCCACCTTTCCGGGCGGCACCATCACGGGCGCGCCCAAAGAGCGGGTCATGGAAGTGATTGCCGCGCTGGAACCTGGCCCCCGGCGCTGGTACACCGGCAGCGTGGGCCGGATTTGCGGGACTGGGGCCGACTTCAGCATCCTGATTCGCACAGCGGACTTCCGGCGCGAAGGCGCGGGCTGGCGCGTAACTGTGCGGGCCGGGGGCGGCACCGTGATCGATTCCGAACCGGACGATGAAGGCGAGGAAACGGTTCACAAGGCCCAGGCACTGCTGAACGTGCTGGCCGGACTGCCGGGCCGCGCCGCTCAGCCGCCCGCACCGCCTGCGCCGGGGACCGACTGGCACTCTCCGGCCGCGCCCACGCAGACACCACTGCGGGTGCTGCTGCTGGACAACCGCGATTCGTTTACCCACAACCTGCGCCACGACCTGCTGAGTCTGGGGGCAGCGGTAGAGGTGCGCAGTCAGGACGAGAACGCGGAGACGCTGCTGGCAAGCCGCCCCGACGCCGTGCTGGTCGGCCCCGGCCCCGGCACACCGGGGACAAGCGGCTGCACTCTGGCCCTGACTCGGCTCTGCCTGGAACGCCGTGTGCCGCTACTGGGGGTGTGCCTGGGGCATCAGGCACTGGGCGAAGTGCTGGGCGGGCGAGTGGTGCGCGGGCAACCCGTACACGGCCGCCCAGAAGCGATGACACATACCAGCAGCGGCCTCTGGGCAGGCATTCCGCAGGGAGCCGAGTTCGGGCGCTATCACTCGCTGGTGGTGGAGGGGCTGGATGGGGCGCTGGTCACGGCCAGAAGTGCGAATGGCGTGGTGCAGGCGCTGGACGTGCCGGGGCAGCCCGCCTGGTCGGTACAGTTCCACCCCGAAAGCGTGCTGAGCCCGTATGGCCGGGTGCTGCTGGGCAACTGGCTGCGGCTGGCGCAGGCTGCCGGGCAGGGCGGCTGA
- a CDS encoding RrF2 family transcriptional regulator: MWVSTKAQYGLRALIEIGRGGGTPGTEGRAVPLKDVAERQDLSQHYLEQIASNLRRAGFIKSVRGAYGGYKLARPADQISAYEVVTAMEGSIAPVECVEENHICDGRNVCGTLDLWQRVDQALRDVLGSTTLADLIDDSRRQEHARLLQLEPLDPGTGPKPGGDWN, translated from the coding sequence ATGTGGGTTTCGACCAAAGCACAGTACGGGCTGCGCGCCCTGATCGAGATCGGGCGCGGCGGGGGAACCCCGGGCACTGAAGGCAGGGCCGTCCCTCTGAAAGATGTGGCCGAACGTCAGGACCTCAGCCAGCATTACCTCGAACAGATCGCCAGCAACCTGCGCCGCGCCGGCTTTATCAAGAGCGTGCGCGGTGCTTACGGTGGCTACAAGCTGGCCCGGCCGGCCGACCAGATTTCCGCCTACGAGGTGGTCACGGCGATGGAAGGCAGCATCGCCCCGGTGGAGTGCGTCGAGGAAAACCATATCTGTGACGGCCGCAATGTCTGCGGCACCCTGGACCTGTGGCAGCGGGTGGACCAGGCCCTGCGCGACGTGCTGGGCAGCACCACGTTGGCCGACCTGATTGACGACAGCCGCCGGCAGGAACATGCCCGGCTGCTACAGCTGGAACCGCTGGACCCCGGCACCGGTCCCAAACCCGGCGGCGACTGGAACTGA
- a CDS encoding enoyl-CoA hydratase-related protein, with protein sequence MTQLVLSRDQAGVRTLSLNNPERLNALSGELASQLLTALQAAANDIAVRVVVLTGEGRGFCAGQDLTEVAGPLLQGQGLDLSGHLTRHYQPVIEAIRGMDKPVIAAVNGVAAGAGASLALACDLRVSSSEAQWVQIFSNIALIPDAGSTWFLPQLVDFGRAFELMSLAEKVSAQQALELGLCQQVFSADNFAEQAQAYAEQFAARPALALALTKRALNAAMTGTLSESLALEAELQQQAGESADFREGVQAFMEKRSPRWR encoded by the coding sequence ATGACACAACTGGTGCTGTCGCGTGACCAGGCCGGGGTGCGGACCCTGAGCCTGAACAACCCCGAACGACTCAACGCCCTGAGCGGCGAACTGGCCAGTCAGCTGCTGACGGCCCTGCAAGCTGCCGCCAACGACATAGCTGTGCGCGTGGTGGTGCTGACCGGCGAAGGCCGGGGCTTTTGTGCCGGCCAGGATCTGACCGAAGTGGCCGGGCCGTTGCTGCAGGGCCAGGGCCTGGACCTGAGCGGGCACCTGACCCGGCACTATCAGCCGGTGATTGAGGCCATCCGGGGCATGGACAAGCCGGTGATTGCCGCCGTAAACGGGGTGGCCGCCGGAGCTGGCGCCAGTCTGGCGCTGGCCTGTGACCTGCGGGTCAGCAGCAGCGAGGCGCAGTGGGTGCAGATTTTCTCCAACATTGCGCTGATTCCGGACGCCGGCAGCACCTGGTTCCTGCCGCAGCTGGTGGACTTTGGGCGGGCTTTTGAGCTGATGAGCCTGGCGGAGAAAGTCAGCGCGCAGCAGGCGCTGGAACTGGGCCTGTGCCAGCAGGTCTTCAGCGCGGACAACTTTGCCGAGCAGGCCCAGGCCTACGCCGAACAGTTCGCCGCGCGCCCTGCCCTGGCACTCGCCCTGACCAAACGGGCCCTGAACGCCGCCATGACCGGCACCCTGAGCGAGTCGCTGGCGCTGGAAGCCGAATTGCAGCAGCAGGCCGGCGAGAGCGCCGACTTCAGGGAAGGCGTGCAGGCCTTTATGGAAAAGCGTTCCCCCCGCTGGCGCTGA
- the ruvX gene encoding Holliday junction resolvase RuvX: protein MGRMTSQPSPLPVALALDVSKHRIGFAVNQGRLAFGRGSVDRKRLPLDLKAVRLKVEATGAEVLVLGLPLRTDGAPSPSADRVRAFGRVLAEKGYRVSYQDERFTTQRARALGADDLDEAAAVQILELWLDRQGREI, encoded by the coding sequence ATGGGCCGCATGACTTCCCAACCCTCACCGCTGCCGGTCGCCCTGGCGCTGGATGTCAGCAAGCACCGCATCGGTTTTGCGGTCAATCAGGGCCGGCTGGCTTTCGGGCGCGGCAGCGTGGACCGCAAGCGATTGCCGCTGGACCTCAAAGCGGTGCGGCTGAAAGTGGAGGCCACCGGCGCCGAGGTGCTGGTGCTGGGCTTGCCCCTACGCACCGATGGAGCTCCCAGCCCCTCGGCCGACCGGGTGCGCGCTTTTGGGCGGGTGCTGGCAGAAAAAGGTTACCGGGTATCCTATCAAGACGAACGCTTTACCACCCAGCGGGCCCGCGCCCTGGGTGCCGACGACCTTGACGAGGCGGCGGCGGTGCAGATTCTGGAACTGTGGCTGGACCGACAGGGACGTGAGATCTGA
- a CDS encoding T9SS type A sorting domain-containing protein: MNKKTALLVLTGVLALASCGQQNSAPVNQPPAETGSGTTTGPITPAPTPVSEYSVTIDLEGVSNAQITVTDQNGYKIQGLSDKTVNDNDTIKLPNGTYTITGKAQNGMMAAPKTVVVNGRDTGVTLTYGKVVDPNAGDVRLTSDNDAQNKILNLEQDVNGKKRIVTYVRGQVTVDPQQQANGADRIEVFTNATTDDLNAANRIYDSRDQSGSLTFDSAKLRQGEQQYVIVRYWKGNENTTKSILIVPDNLGPQVPDIIPVSKLNAELTHELGNWANGNIKLAFQNLSTLRDNPTGTSYLASGVERVEWYADPNSNNGVADFDNAKLLGTSYNSPYEITVDTKTLKDGRYDVFAVAYDQLGNRSVVNAQNLFTLNVDNTGPSVNGGGFISMVDAGTGSVRDEFSRRDTAVTAVTFVRRDKSCKIDAQENAGNIDLYDAEEGWISGLARVTKFNFNNGISDDGVGVNTQAGENKGITIGGQPLLSRLYTLQGNQLVPVTDLAQVNKTEETPPKCSDVFLDVNGLDAGDNTVRFDFQNAATDLLGNPATGGDLKDYNLKVDNQRPSNLRFSRKPTAVRANEQAILAAQADDSISGVSGPYMYFARDTNGSAFGGRAVQLASADQTNYRFFQPTNGQSKLDVIAVVRDRAGNVSSTTDSVDVTKAGPALNVNLNDTNLFVRQQTANGQFLNFGRAQNENPVTGPVGEVHKLDLLTTGADVNSVNSSNIMQASFYEEVVLNNPLNRVGKGTDDKGVDDLNVAGTQELAPLFLLSSTESAPYASVTPLKPYLNAYHAATIDKNGNVSEVVRKIQYQNQ; encoded by the coding sequence ATGAATAAGAAAACTGCTTTATTGGTACTGACTGGTGTGCTGGCTCTGGCCTCCTGCGGACAGCAGAACTCTGCTCCCGTTAACCAACCCCCCGCAGAAACCGGCTCCGGTACTACTACGGGTCCTATCACGCCGGCACCCACCCCCGTTAGTGAATACAGTGTCACTATTGACCTGGAAGGCGTGAGCAACGCTCAGATCACTGTAACCGATCAGAACGGTTACAAGATCCAGGGCCTGAGCGACAAGACCGTCAATGACAATGACACCATCAAGCTGCCCAATGGCACCTACACCATCACTGGTAAGGCCCAAAACGGCATGATGGCTGCTCCCAAGACTGTGGTTGTGAATGGTCGCGACACGGGCGTAACCCTGACCTACGGTAAGGTTGTTGATCCTAATGCTGGTGATGTCCGTCTGACCAGTGACAATGACGCTCAGAACAAGATTCTGAATCTGGAACAGGACGTTAATGGTAAGAAGCGTATTGTGACCTACGTCCGTGGCCAGGTAACGGTTGATCCTCAGCAGCAGGCCAATGGTGCTGACCGCATCGAAGTCTTCACCAACGCCACTACTGACGATCTCAACGCGGCCAACCGTATCTACGACAGCCGTGATCAGAGCGGTAGCTTGACCTTCGATTCTGCCAAGCTCCGTCAGGGTGAGCAGCAGTACGTGATTGTGCGTTACTGGAAGGGCAACGAAAACACCACCAAGTCCATCCTGATCGTGCCTGATAACCTGGGCCCTCAGGTTCCGGACATCATTCCTGTGAGTAAGCTCAATGCTGAGCTGACCCATGAGCTGGGCAACTGGGCCAACGGTAACATCAAGCTGGCTTTCCAGAACCTCTCCACCTTGCGTGACAACCCCACCGGCACCAGCTACCTGGCTTCGGGAGTGGAACGCGTGGAATGGTATGCCGACCCTAACTCCAACAATGGTGTGGCCGATTTCGATAATGCCAAGCTGCTGGGTACCTCCTATAACAGCCCTTACGAAATCACTGTTGATACCAAGACTCTGAAGGACGGCCGTTATGACGTCTTTGCTGTGGCTTACGATCAGCTGGGCAACCGCAGCGTTGTGAACGCCCAGAACCTGTTCACTCTGAACGTGGACAACACCGGTCCTTCCGTTAACGGTGGTGGATTCATCAGCATGGTTGACGCTGGCACTGGCTCTGTCCGTGACGAATTCAGCCGTCGTGATACGGCCGTTACGGCCGTTACGTTCGTTCGCCGCGACAAGAGCTGCAAGATTGATGCTCAGGAAAATGCTGGCAATATTGACTTGTACGACGCCGAAGAAGGTTGGATCTCCGGTCTGGCCCGTGTGACCAAGTTCAACTTCAACAATGGCATCAGTGATGATGGTGTTGGCGTTAACACCCAGGCTGGCGAAAACAAGGGCATTACCATCGGTGGACAGCCGCTGCTGAGCCGCCTGTACACTCTGCAGGGCAACCAACTGGTTCCGGTGACTGATCTTGCTCAGGTCAATAAAACCGAAGAAACTCCTCCCAAATGCTCCGACGTCTTCCTGGATGTCAATGGTCTGGATGCTGGAGACAACACCGTTCGCTTTGACTTCCAGAATGCTGCCACCGATTTGCTGGGTAACCCGGCTACGGGCGGCGACCTGAAGGACTACAACCTCAAGGTTGACAACCAGCGTCCTTCTAACCTGCGCTTCTCCCGCAAGCCCACGGCTGTGCGCGCTAACGAACAGGCTATTCTGGCTGCTCAGGCTGATGACAGCATCTCCGGTGTGTCGGGCCCCTACATGTACTTCGCCCGCGATACGAACGGCTCCGCTTTCGGTGGCCGCGCCGTACAGCTGGCCTCGGCTGACCAGACCAACTACCGCTTCTTCCAGCCGACCAACGGCCAGAGCAAGCTGGACGTGATTGCCGTTGTGCGTGACCGTGCAGGTAACGTCAGCAGCACCACCGATTCGGTGGATGTGACGAAGGCCGGTCCTGCTCTGAACGTCAACCTGAACGATACCAACCTGTTTGTTCGTCAGCAGACGGCCAACGGTCAGTTCCTGAACTTCGGTCGGGCTCAGAATGAAAACCCTGTGACTGGCCCCGTGGGCGAGGTTCATAAGCTGGACCTGCTGACTACTGGCGCTGACGTTAACTCTGTCAACAGCAGCAACATCATGCAGGCCAGCTTCTATGAAGAAGTCGTGCTGAACAACCCCCTGAACCGGGTTGGTAAGGGCACTGATGACAAGGGCGTTGACGACCTCAACGTTGCTGGCACCCAGGAACTCGCTCCTCTGTTCCTGCTGTCGAGCACTGAGTCCGCTCCTTACGCTTCTGTTACTCCTCTGAAGCCTTACCTGAACGCTTACCACGCTGCAACCATCGATAAGAATGGCAACGTCAGCGAAGTTGTTCGGAAGATTCAGTACCAGAACCAGTAA
- a CDS encoding long-chain fatty acid--CoA ligase: MTATPTEPFASSIQGTMMDVQLTIPAILERARTYFPEREVVSLVAAGKDERGNPIPKVHRTTYGEVTDRARRLAGGLTALGLGRGDRVATLGVNSFRHLEAYLGVPSGGFVLHTVNIRLHPQQIAWILNDAGSRVLMIENLFAAMIPALLEHCPQLEIVLVMGPLPQPAGGHPKVQDYDSWVMNQEPIASYPDLDEREAAGMCYTSGTTGQPKGVVYTHRSTVLHSFGIASKDGLNMSERDRIMPVVPMFHVNAWGIPYAAAMFGASQVYSGAFNDGPNLARLMEDEKVTATAGVPTIWLGLLAELDRAKEAGEPYDLSPQERVIVGGAAAPESMIRAFQERHNLNIIHAWGMTETHPLGTASNMPPGLDPRSNEAYALRATQGRAVPLVDLMLLSEEGEQIPHDGKTMGRLLIRGPWITESYHGGVGQGSFVEFGGKRWFDTGDISTIDPKGYMTIQDRAKDLVKSGGEWISSVELENALMGHPAVALAAVIARFDPKWDERPLSLVQLKPGMQATHAELNEFIQERFPKWWLPDDTVFIEQLPLGATGKVLKRELRDEYGGFGN; the protein is encoded by the coding sequence ATGACCGCCACACCGACTGAACCGTTTGCCAGCTCTATTCAGGGCACCATGATGGATGTTCAGCTGACCATCCCCGCCATTCTTGAACGTGCCCGGACCTATTTTCCGGAGCGTGAGGTGGTCAGTCTGGTGGCCGCCGGAAAAGATGAGCGCGGGAACCCTATCCCCAAAGTCCACCGCACCACTTACGGCGAGGTGACCGACCGGGCGCGCCGGCTGGCCGGTGGCCTGACCGCGCTGGGCCTGGGCCGCGGCGACCGGGTCGCCACCCTGGGTGTCAATTCCTTCCGGCACCTGGAAGCTTACCTGGGCGTACCCAGCGGCGGCTTTGTGCTGCACACCGTCAACATCCGCCTGCACCCACAGCAGATTGCCTGGATTTTGAACGACGCTGGCAGCCGGGTGCTGATGATTGAGAACCTGTTTGCGGCGATGATTCCTGCTCTGCTGGAACACTGCCCACAGCTGGAAATCGTGCTGGTGATGGGTCCGCTGCCGCAGCCGGCCGGGGGGCACCCCAAGGTGCAGGACTACGACAGCTGGGTCATGAACCAGGAGCCGATTGCCAGCTACCCGGACCTGGACGAGCGCGAGGCCGCCGGCATGTGCTACACCTCCGGCACCACCGGGCAGCCCAAGGGCGTGGTGTACACCCACCGCTCCACCGTGCTGCACAGCTTTGGTATTGCCAGCAAGGACGGCCTGAACATGTCCGAGCGCGACCGCATCATGCCGGTGGTGCCGATGTTCCACGTGAACGCCTGGGGCATTCCCTACGCGGCGGCCATGTTCGGGGCTTCGCAGGTGTACTCGGGCGCGTTTAACGACGGTCCCAACCTGGCTCGGCTGATGGAAGACGAGAAAGTGACCGCCACGGCCGGCGTGCCCACCATCTGGCTGGGTCTGCTGGCCGAGCTGGACCGCGCTAAGGAAGCTGGTGAGCCCTACGACCTCAGCCCGCAGGAGCGCGTGATTGTGGGCGGTGCGGCCGCACCCGAAAGCATGATTCGCGCTTTCCAGGAGCGGCACAACCTGAACATTATTCACGCCTGGGGCATGACCGAAACACATCCGCTGGGCACCGCCAGTAACATGCCCCCCGGCCTGGACCCCCGCAGCAATGAAGCCTATGCACTGCGTGCCACCCAGGGCCGGGCAGTGCCGTTGGTGGACCTGATGCTGCTTTCGGAAGAAGGCGAGCAGATTCCGCACGACGGCAAGACCATGGGCCGGTTGCTGATTCGTGGTCCCTGGATTACCGAGTCCTACCACGGCGGCGTGGGGCAGGGCTCGTTCGTGGAATTTGGCGGCAAGCGCTGGTTCGACACCGGCGACATCTCCACCATTGACCCTAAGGGCTACATGACCATTCAGGACCGCGCCAAGGACCTGGTCAAGTCGGGCGGCGAGTGGATTTCCTCGGTGGAGCTGGAAAATGCGCTGATGGGCCACCCCGCGGTGGCGCTGGCCGCCGTGATCGCCCGCTTCGACCCCAAGTGGGACGAGCGGCCGCTGTCGCTGGTACAGCTCAAGCCCGGCATGCAGGCCACCCACGCCGAGCTGAACGAGTTTATTCAGGAGCGCTTTCCCAAGTGGTGGCTGCCCGATGACACCGTGTTTATCGAGCAGCTGCCGCTGGGTGCCACCGGCAAGGTGCTCAAGCGTGAACTGCGCGACGAGTATGGCGGTTTCGGGAACTGA
- a CDS encoding alpha/beta hydrolase, which translates to MPVRVDGRQVTLIPPAGAAALMGDPTDWDRRPAIAVQPGQPLTLTVPRGAWLEFAWLDADGHDFADPEGLPTVNPWFRTARAVQVGEWPEHPLWAGPAPEAGTVHRLAWDGGIFPGRRRLTLYLPKGHQPGQTLPVYYVQDGVAFYRIGRLAELMERAVAAGQARPAAFVFIEPHDRNTEYYLNDDYLPFLQEEVIPRIEGHLADWSAGQPLRASERGLWGASLGGLISLYLGSRHPELFSRVVSHSGAFIARPGARTPAGRPDVLHAGEWLLEQIQAAPPRHLQVSLDAGLLEWLTAPNRRMAAALKDGGVEHQYREAPGGHNWVTWHRALAEALLYQLGH; encoded by the coding sequence ATGCCTGTCCGAGTTGATGGCCGACAAGTCACGCTGATTCCTCCGGCCGGAGCTGCCGCCCTGATGGGTGACCCCACCGACTGGGACCGCCGCCCGGCCATAGCGGTGCAGCCGGGGCAGCCACTGACCCTGACGGTGCCGCGCGGTGCCTGGCTGGAATTCGCTTGGCTGGACGCCGACGGCCACGATTTTGCCGACCCCGAGGGCCTACCGACTGTAAACCCCTGGTTCAGAACCGCCCGCGCCGTGCAGGTGGGCGAGTGGCCCGAGCATCCCCTCTGGGCGGGGCCGGCGCCGGAGGCCGGCACGGTTCACCGCCTGGCCTGGGACGGGGGCATCTTTCCGGGGCGGCGGCGGCTGACCCTGTATCTGCCCAAGGGCCACCAGCCGGGGCAGACGCTGCCGGTGTACTACGTGCAGGACGGCGTGGCCTTTTACCGCATCGGGCGGCTGGCCGAGCTGATGGAGCGGGCGGTGGCGGCCGGACAGGCCCGCCCCGCCGCGTTCGTCTTTATAGAGCCGCACGACCGCAATACCGAGTATTACCTCAACGACGATTATTTGCCGTTTCTGCAGGAAGAAGTCATACCCCGGATAGAAGGCCACCTGGCCGACTGGAGTGCGGGCCAGCCGCTGCGAGCCAGCGAACGCGGCCTGTGGGGCGCCAGCCTGGGCGGGCTGATTTCGCTGTATCTGGGCAGCCGGCACCCGGAGCTGTTCAGCCGGGTGGTCAGCCACAGCGGGGCTTTTATCGCCCGGCCGGGAGCGCGTACACCGGCCGGCCGGCCAGACGTGCTGCACGCCGGCGAATGGTTGCTGGAACAGATTCAGGCTGCGCCGCCCCGGCACCTGCAAGTCAGCCTGGATGCCGGGCTGCTGGAGTGGCTGACCGCGCCTAACCGCCGCATGGCCGCCGCACTGAAAGACGGCGGGGTTGAGCACCAGTACCGCGAGGCACCCGGCGGGCACAACTGGGTCACCTGGCACCGGGCGCTGGCCGAGGCGCTGCTGTATCAGCTGGGCCACTGA
- a CDS encoding peptidase C39 family protein has translation MRPLASGLLLLGLALGLALPTAQAEVITYTGAQARTAGQTVLHQTASDWQAGTLNSLRPEGDALVTEGERGMYTSPEIPLAPFDELVPSWNVQTGKGGYAVLKVRARLASGWTDWYSFGRWSRSGDRYSLKAQKDAHGEVLTDVLRLKGKATAVQYHLSLVGEGTRARLVALNTTDRAQRPRLGQQAGNPALWNRVIDVPQRSQMLYPDGGEVWCSPTSVSMILAYLGTSISVPEAAKGTYDRVYDGTGNWAFNAAYAGELGYRAYITRLPSLAAAEEFIARGQPLAVSLGWGRGELSGAPIPTSSGHLMVLVGFDAQGNPVLNDPAAPSNAAVRRSYPRAQFERLWLGHSGGLSYVIEKRG, from the coding sequence ATGCGACCTTTGGCCTCCGGACTCCTGCTGCTCGGCCTTGCGCTGGGGCTGGCCCTTCCCACCGCGCAGGCGGAAGTGATCACTTATACGGGCGCCCAGGCCCGCACTGCCGGTCAGACGGTGCTGCACCAGACCGCCAGCGACTGGCAGGCCGGCACCCTCAATTCTCTGCGCCCCGAGGGCGACGCCCTGGTCACCGAGGGCGAACGCGGCATGTACACCAGCCCTGAAATCCCGCTGGCCCCTTTCGATGAACTGGTGCCCAGCTGGAACGTGCAGACCGGCAAGGGCGGCTACGCGGTGCTGAAGGTCCGTGCCCGGCTGGCGTCCGGCTGGACCGACTGGTATTCGTTCGGACGCTGGAGCCGCAGCGGGGACCGTTACTCGCTGAAAGCCCAGAAAGACGCCCACGGCGAAGTGCTGACCGATGTGCTGCGCCTGAAAGGCAAGGCGACGGCCGTGCAGTACCATCTGTCGCTGGTTGGAGAAGGCACCCGCGCCCGGCTGGTGGCGCTGAATACCACCGACCGTGCTCAGCGCCCCCGGCTGGGGCAACAGGCCGGCAACCCGGCGCTGTGGAACCGGGTGATTGACGTGCCGCAGCGCTCGCAGATGTTGTATCCGGACGGGGGAGAGGTGTGGTGCAGTCCCACTTCGGTGTCCATGATTCTGGCCTATCTGGGCACCAGCATTTCGGTGCCGGAGGCCGCCAAGGGTACCTATGACCGCGTGTACGACGGCACCGGCAACTGGGCTTTCAATGCTGCCTACGCCGGCGAACTCGGCTACCGCGCCTATATCACCCGCCTGCCCAGCCTGGCCGCCGCCGAGGAATTTATTGCCCGGGGGCAGCCGCTGGCCGTCAGCCTGGGCTGGGGCCGCGGCGAACTGAGCGGTGCGCCCATTCCCACCAGCAGCGGGCACCTGATGGTGCTGGTGGGCTTCGATGCCCAGGGCAACCCGGTGCTGAACGACCCGGCCGCGCCCAGCAACGCCGCCGTGCGCCGCTCCTACCCGCGCGCCCAGTTCGAGCGGCTCTGGCTGGGGCACAGCGGCGGGCTGAGTTACGTGATTGAAAAGCGGGGCTGA
- a CDS encoding ribonuclease HI: MNHAYVDASWREDAAGHGQGGWGLVLLDGGELPRRIGGQFEAPDNNNAEMRAVLEAVRSAPAGQPLSIYSDNWAVLNAIGKGKGPATLWPLRDEVLELALNRGIALQVSYVPRTRRHMRSAHDLANAARLGQHTGPLAGRHAEVSLELREGGQQARILLRRSGERVSAEVPLDPLDPLPPSAQALLAAAALARDGETLRVRRASKLARALWDNPLRSLLPAAQARLLAARAQADAAGVAVEFE; encoded by the coding sequence TTGAATCACGCCTACGTGGACGCCAGCTGGCGCGAGGACGCCGCCGGGCACGGTCAGGGCGGCTGGGGCCTGGTGCTGCTGGACGGCGGCGAACTGCCCCGGCGAATCGGCGGCCAGTTTGAAGCCCCCGACAACAACAACGCCGAGATGCGGGCCGTGCTGGAAGCAGTGCGCAGCGCGCCGGCCGGCCAGCCGCTCAGCATCTATTCCGACAACTGGGCCGTGCTGAACGCGATTGGCAAGGGCAAAGGCCCAGCGACCCTCTGGCCGCTGCGCGACGAGGTGCTGGAGCTGGCCCTGAACAGGGGCATTGCCCTGCAGGTGTCGTATGTACCGCGCACCCGCCGGCATATGCGCTCGGCGCACGACCTGGCGAACGCGGCGCGGCTGGGCCAGCATACCGGGCCGCTGGCCGGGCGGCACGCCGAGGTGAGCCTGGAACTGCGCGAGGGTGGCCAGCAAGCCCGCATTCTGCTGCGCCGCAGCGGCGAGCGGGTCAGCGCCGAGGTGCCGCTCGACCCACTGGACCCGCTGCCGCCTTCGGCCCAGGCGCTGCTGGCTGCCGCCGCGCTGGCCCGGGACGGCGAAACCCTGCGAGTGCGCCGGGCCTCCAAACTGGCCCGCGCCCTGTGGGACAATCCCCTGCGCTCGCTGCTGCCAGCCGCCCAGGCCCGGCTGCTGGCCGCCCGCGCTCAGGCGGATGCGGCGGGGGTGGCGGTGGAGTTCGAATAA